From a single Sphingopyxis sp. DBS4 genomic region:
- a CDS encoding FAD-binding oxidoreductase, which yields MTHLRDMLSNFLGDRLITAETARVAYTQTEGHHPGELPALVAQPVSIEEVRQLVRAAAAQGVPIVGYGAGTSLEGNAAAVTSDTLVVDFSRMNEIVEISPEDLLVVVQPGVTREQLNEELRTTGLFFPVDPGANATIGGMIATRASGTTTVRYGNMRDNLLALKVVTATGDLIQTGTRARKSAAGYDLTHLFAGSEGTLGLIVEATLRLHGQPEQIVSASWDFASIEGAVDTVIQTIQSGIAIARMELLDTRAMIACNRQSHLGLPECPTLFLEFHGSGASISEQLEIVRVLGDANGGGTLRSATATEERNLLWKARHHLLWASRSMVPEAQAWITDICVPISRLAEAISRAETMIEASGLFAPILGHVGDGNFHVFFILHPDDKPSWQKAAVINDAMIDHALSVGGTCTGEHGIGLGKRDSLLRENGTASVEIMRQLKQALDPEGIFNPGKIFAA from the coding sequence ATGACCCATCTGCGCGACATGCTTTCGAATTTCCTTGGCGACCGACTGATCACCGCTGAAACCGCGCGCGTCGCCTATACGCAAACCGAGGGTCACCATCCGGGCGAACTTCCGGCACTGGTGGCACAGCCCGTGTCGATCGAGGAGGTTCGCCAGCTAGTTCGCGCAGCTGCCGCGCAGGGCGTCCCGATCGTGGGTTATGGTGCCGGCACTTCTCTCGAGGGGAACGCGGCCGCCGTCACATCGGACACGCTCGTCGTAGATTTTTCGCGCATGAACGAGATAGTCGAGATTTCCCCGGAAGATCTACTTGTCGTGGTTCAGCCGGGCGTAACGCGCGAACAGCTCAACGAGGAGCTGCGCACCACAGGTCTCTTTTTTCCGGTCGATCCCGGGGCGAACGCAACCATCGGCGGGATGATCGCAACCCGGGCGTCCGGAACGACGACTGTACGTTACGGCAACATGCGCGACAATCTGCTTGCCCTCAAGGTCGTTACGGCAACTGGCGATCTGATCCAGACGGGGACCCGGGCCCGCAAATCGGCGGCGGGCTACGACCTTACTCATCTCTTCGCCGGATCCGAAGGCACTTTGGGCCTAATCGTGGAGGCGACCCTGCGCCTTCATGGGCAACCCGAACAGATCGTTTCCGCAAGCTGGGATTTCGCCAGCATAGAGGGTGCGGTCGATACCGTGATTCAGACCATCCAATCTGGGATCGCCATCGCGCGCATGGAGCTTCTCGACACGCGCGCGATGATCGCGTGCAACCGCCAGAGCCATCTCGGTCTCCCCGAATGTCCAACCCTCTTTCTGGAGTTCCACGGTTCCGGCGCCAGCATCTCCGAGCAATTGGAAATCGTTCGCGTTCTGGGAGATGCCAACGGCGGCGGGACACTCAGGTCCGCGACCGCGACGGAGGAACGGAACTTGCTATGGAAGGCGCGGCACCATCTGCTTTGGGCATCGCGGTCAATGGTTCCTGAGGCGCAAGCCTGGATCACCGACATTTGCGTCCCCATTTCGCGATTGGCCGAAGCCATTTCGCGTGCGGAAACGATGATCGAAGCATCGGGGCTGTTCGCTCCGATCCTGGGCCATGTCGGCGACGGGAATTTCCACGTCTTCTTCATTCTCCATCCCGACGACAAGCCCTCGTGGCAAAAGGCGGCGGTCATCAACGATGCCATGATCGATCACGCGCTCTCGGTTGGCGGAACCTGCACGGGTGAACATGGGATCGGCTTGGGCAAGCGCGACTCCCTGCTGCGCGAGAACGGGACGGCTTCCGTCGAGATCATGCGGCAACTCAAGCAGGCGCTCGATCCGGAGGGCATCTTCAATCCTGGCAAGATATTCGCAGCATGA
- a CDS encoding SIS domain-containing protein: protein MNAARHPTSTLMFSEASEAGQIVAKQLSDNAVLAKELAKLILRPATHTIFTCARGSSDHAAAYGKFLFEAHLRKTVSSHPPSMGSVYRVPMEHMAGQPFIVVSQSGKSPDLLASAEVAREAGAIVIAMVNDESAPLVPLADIVIPLRAGPERSVAATKSFIATLSAFAQIISECAGGQALDPVIAALPDQLCQAWAVSWDEALAPFSQARSLFVLGRGPSFGIALEAALKFKETCGIHAEAFSTAEVAHGPMAVIDRNFPILVFPPLDEARAGMDALLRLFLEKEAIVAGAGPVGHGAIELPVVAGLHPVTAPITMIQSYYRLANALAIERGLDPDRPPLLRKVTETI from the coding sequence ATGAACGCAGCCCGTCACCCCACCTCCACCCTGATGTTTTCCGAGGCCAGCGAGGCTGGCCAGATCGTGGCCAAGCAGTTGTCGGACAATGCTGTCTTGGCGAAGGAACTGGCGAAGCTGATACTGCGCCCCGCAACGCACACGATTTTCACCTGCGCCCGCGGCAGTTCGGATCACGCTGCCGCCTATGGGAAATTCCTGTTCGAGGCACATCTTCGCAAGACGGTATCGTCACACCCGCCATCGATGGGTTCGGTATACCGCGTACCGATGGAGCACATGGCGGGGCAGCCGTTTATCGTCGTGTCGCAGTCGGGTAAGAGCCCCGATCTGCTTGCGTCCGCCGAGGTGGCGCGAGAGGCCGGGGCGATCGTCATCGCGATGGTCAACGACGAAAGCGCACCGCTCGTACCTCTCGCCGACATCGTCATACCGCTCCGCGCGGGACCGGAGCGAAGCGTCGCAGCAACCAAAAGCTTCATTGCGACGCTTTCGGCCTTCGCCCAGATCATATCCGAATGCGCCGGCGGACAAGCCCTCGACCCCGTCATTGCTGCCCTGCCGGATCAGTTGTGCCAAGCTTGGGCCGTGTCATGGGACGAGGCTCTGGCACCTTTCTCGCAGGCACGCAGCCTCTTCGTCCTCGGGCGCGGCCCGTCATTCGGGATCGCACTCGAAGCGGCGTTGAAGTTCAAGGAAACATGCGGAATTCATGCAGAGGCTTTCAGCACGGCAGAGGTCGCGCACGGCCCGATGGCAGTGATCGATCGCAACTTCCCTATCCTGGTCTTCCCGCCGCTCGATGAAGCCCGGGCGGGGATGGACGCATTGCTTCGCCTGTTCCTCGAAAAAGAGGCAATCGTGGCTGGGGCCGGACCAGTCGGACATGGGGCCATCGAACTTCCCGTCGTCGCAGGCCTGCATCCTGTGACCGCGCCTATCACGATGATCCAGTCCTACTACCGCCTTGCCAACGCTCTTGCGATTGAACGAGGACTTGATCCCGACAGGCCGCCGTTGCTCAGGAAGGTTACCGAAACAATATGA
- the nagA gene encoding N-acetylglucosamine-6-phosphate deacetylase: MTRKALIGARILSERGWRSDHALLIERSAIVDIVPDSGVPTDFDPVRLDGGMLVPGFIDTQVNGGGGVLFNESPTIDGIRAITEAHRAFGTTALLPTLISDDFDVIERGIAAVRDAIAIGTPGVLGIHIEGPFLNIEKKGIHDASKIRKMDERAVNLLSSLGAGKTLVTLAPEMVATGLIAELTARGVIVSAGHTLATSEDMDRAISEGLRAITHLFNAMPPLASRTPGVAGAGLASPLICGVIVDGHHVHPTALRAAFRAKGPDELMLVTDSMPTVGTDIDTFFLGETEIFRNEGALRSADGTLAGSDLDMARAIRNAVSNMHVELADACKMASATPAALLGLTGTYGCLAPRARADIVHLSEDIEIVRTWIGGE, translated from the coding sequence ATGACTAGAAAGGCTTTGATCGGCGCGCGAATCCTCTCGGAAAGGGGATGGCGATCAGATCACGCATTGCTGATCGAGCGATCGGCGATCGTCGACATCGTACCCGATAGCGGCGTCCCGACCGACTTTGATCCAGTTCGCTTGGACGGCGGCATGCTCGTTCCCGGTTTTATCGATACGCAAGTGAACGGGGGTGGCGGCGTATTGTTCAACGAATCCCCGACGATCGACGGGATTAGGGCGATCACCGAGGCACACAGGGCATTCGGGACCACGGCCTTGCTTCCTACCCTCATCAGTGATGATTTCGACGTGATTGAGCGCGGGATAGCCGCAGTACGTGACGCTATCGCGATCGGGACCCCCGGCGTTCTGGGAATCCATATTGAAGGCCCCTTTCTGAACATTGAAAAGAAAGGCATTCACGACGCATCGAAAATCCGCAAGATGGATGAGCGGGCCGTGAATCTGCTTTCCTCGCTAGGTGCAGGAAAAACACTTGTGACCCTCGCGCCCGAAATGGTCGCTACCGGCCTGATCGCCGAATTGACGGCTCGGGGCGTCATTGTCTCTGCCGGACACACGCTGGCAACAAGCGAGGATATGGATCGCGCAATCAGCGAAGGGCTTCGGGCAATCACCCATTTGTTCAACGCTATGCCCCCGTTAGCTAGCCGGACGCCAGGAGTCGCAGGGGCTGGATTGGCGTCCCCGCTGATTTGTGGCGTGATAGTCGATGGCCACCATGTTCATCCGACCGCGCTGCGGGCCGCTTTCCGCGCGAAGGGTCCCGACGAATTGATGCTCGTAACGGACTCCATGCCGACGGTCGGCACCGATATCGATACATTCTTCCTTGGCGAGACCGAGATTTTTCGCAACGAAGGTGCACTGCGCTCGGCTGACGGAACCTTGGCCGGCTCCGACCTCGACATGGCTCGGGCCATTCGGAACGCTGTTTCGAACATGCACGTCGAACTTGCGGACGCTTGCAAGATGGCGAGCGCGACGCCGGCGGCTTTGCTGGGGCTGACCGGCACCTATGGATGCCTCGCGCCGCGCGCGCGCGCAGATATCGTGCACCTCTCCGAAGACATTGAGATCGTCCGGACCTGGATCGGCGGCGAGTAG
- a CDS encoding aminotransferase class V-fold PLP-dependent enzyme, with protein MDHSEGGRSDYVEGVGRTTIATHEAALGRHARARFAAIPNITVFGDAEKPGPILTFASAGAHANDIAAILDAKGICVRAGAHCTQPLHQMLGFSSTCRASFAMYSTLDEVDALADAVEEALAILK; from the coding sequence TTGGACCACTCAGAAGGGGGCAGATCAGACTATGTCGAGGGCGTGGGGCGTACGACTATCGCTACCCACGAGGCAGCGCTTGGTCGCCACGCGCGGGCTCGATTCGCGGCTATTCCAAACATCACCGTCTTCGGCGATGCCGAAAAGCCCGGTCCAATTCTGACGTTCGCCTCTGCCGGCGCCCATGCGAACGATATAGCGGCGATCCTGGACGCCAAGGGTATCTGCGTCCGTGCCGGCGCGCACTGCACTCAACCGCTCCATCAAATGCTAGGCTTCAGTTCGACCTGCCGCGCATCGTTCGCCATGTACAGCACGCTGGATGAAGTCGACGCTCTTGCCGATGCAGTGGAAGAGGCGTTGGCAATCCTAAAGTGA
- a CDS encoding IS3 family transposase (programmed frameshift), producing the protein MPAKKHRPEEIIGKLREAEVVLAQGATTAEACRRIGVTEQTYYRWRKEYGGLKTDQARRMKDLEKENARLRRAISDLTLDKLILQEAAPGKLLSPARRRRCIDHIRMMMPVSERRLCRVLGQHRSTQRKAPRGADDEAALTEDIIALARQYGRYGYRRVTALLRDAGWHVNRKRVERIWRREGLKVPQRQPKRGRLWLNDGSCIRLRPEYPGHVWSYDFVEGRTHDGRKYRILSIIDEASRECLALPVARKLKSDDVLAALAELFVTRGPPAHIRSDNGPEFIATAVQQWLAQIGVKTLYITPGSPWENGYCESFNGSLRDEPLNGEIFYSLAEARILIEAWRRHYNTVRPHSSLGYRPPAPEAVPSPVSPSGSASLHLRPTLAMEASMH; encoded by the exons ATGCCGGCCAAGAAGCATCGCCCGGAAGAGATTATCGGCAAGCTGCGTGAAGCAGAGGTTGTGCTGGCGCAGGGCGCCACGACGGCGGAAGCGTGTCGCCGGATCGGCGTTACGGAGCAGACCTACTATCGGTGGCGCAAGGAATATGGCGGCCTGAAGACCGATCAGGCGCGTCGGATGAAGGACCTGGAGAAGGAGAATGCGCGGCTTCGTCGTGCGATCTCGGACCTGACACTCGACAAGCTGATCCTGCAGGAAGCTGCAC CGGGGAAACTTCTGAGCCCCGCGCGCCGAAGGCGCTGTATCGACCACATCAGAATGATGATGCCGGTGTCCGAGCGGCGGCTGTGCCGCGTGCTCGGACAGCACCGATCGACGCAGCGCAAGGCGCCTCGCGGGGCGGATGACGAAGCAGCTCTGACCGAGGATATCATCGCGCTGGCGCGGCAATATGGCCGTTATGGCTATCGCCGGGTGACGGCGTTGCTGCGCGATGCGGGGTGGCATGTGAACCGCAAGCGGGTCGAGCGTATCTGGCGCCGCGAGGGGCTGAAGGTGCCGCAAAGGCAGCCGAAGCGCGGTAGGCTCTGGCTGAATGACGGATCGTGCATCCGGCTCAGGCCGGAATATCCTGGGCACGTCTGGTCCTACGACTTCGTCGAGGGCCGGACACACGACGGCCGCAAATACCGGATCCTGTCGATCATCGACGAGGCAAGCCGGGAGTGCCTGGCGCTGCCGGTCGCACGCAAGCTCAAGAGCGATGACGTGCTGGCGGCACTCGCCGAGCTGTTCGTCACGCGTGGGCCGCCGGCGCATATCCGGTCGGACAATGGTCCGGAGTTTATCGCGACGGCGGTGCAGCAATGGCTCGCCCAGATCGGCGTGAAGACGCTCTACATCACGCCGGGGAGCCCATGGGAGAATGGCTATTGCGAGAGCTTCAACGGGTCGCTGCGCGATGAACCGCTCAACGGCGAAATCTTCTACTCGCTCGCCGAGGCCAGAATCCTGATCGAAGCTTGGCGGCGGCATTACAACACCGTCCGGCCGCACAGCTCGCTGGGATATCGGCCGCCCGCTCCAGAGGCCGTTCCATCGCCAGTCTCGCCCTCCGGTTCCGCTTCGCTCCACCTACGGCCAACACTGGCGATGGAGGCGTCAATGCACTAA
- a CDS encoding multiubiquitin domain-containing protein — protein MPSESRYRIYINNRPHEIGAAPLLATQVAAMAGVPLDNVVIELETPTGLKEIALDGTLAAVDGLSFLVTRQFIMGGAA, from the coding sequence ATGCCGTCTGAATCAAGGTATCGAATCTACATCAACAACCGCCCGCACGAAATCGGGGCCGCTCCGCTTCTCGCCACGCAAGTCGCTGCAATGGCCGGGGTCCCGCTGGATAACGTCGTCATCGAACTCGAGACGCCAACCGGGCTAAAAGAAATCGCCCTCGACGGGACATTGGCCGCGGTCGACGGATTGAGCTTTCTCGTGACACGCCAATTCATCATGGGCGGCGCGGCATGA
- the gph gene encoding phosphoglycolate phosphatase (PGP is an essential enzyme in the glycolate salvage pathway in higher organisms (photorespiration in plants). Phosphoglycolate results from the oxidase activity of RubisCO in the Calvin cycle when concentrations of carbon dioxide are low relative to oxygen. This enzyme is a member of the Haloacid Dehalogenase (HAD) superfamily of aspartate-nucleophile hydrolase enzymes (PF00702).): protein MAGMEGGSHNWPLYCDLGPGISMAMRGPKIDTIVFDLDGTLVDTAPDLIAALNHSLEVLGRPTVEPMLVRPLAGHGARALLDAGLTLSGDAPEELIARAIPVFLEHYADNICTFSAPYPGLELALEELRIEGFRLAICTNKPEGLANHLVEALGWAGVFDAIIGGDTLPVRKPDPLPLLTAITQAKGAKAIYVGDSAVDVATARAAAMPSIAVGFGFSDVCASQLGADLHIDHFDMLPAAVRSIIAPATLIAQRVSLDLDSGQATVAV, encoded by the coding sequence ATGGCCGGAATGGAAGGCGGGTCGCATAATTGGCCCTTGTATTGCGATCTGGGGCCGGGCATCAGCATGGCAATGCGGGGCCCGAAAATTGATACAATAGTATTTGACCTTGACGGGACGCTTGTCGACACGGCTCCCGATCTCATTGCTGCGCTCAATCATTCGCTGGAAGTCCTTGGCCGGCCTACCGTCGAGCCGATGCTCGTGCGCCCCCTTGCCGGCCACGGCGCGCGCGCGCTGCTGGATGCAGGACTGACGCTTAGCGGAGATGCGCCGGAGGAACTGATCGCACGAGCCATTCCCGTATTCTTGGAACACTATGCCGACAATATTTGTACGTTTTCGGCACCCTATCCGGGACTGGAACTCGCGCTCGAAGAGTTGCGGATCGAGGGCTTCAGGCTCGCGATTTGCACCAATAAGCCGGAGGGACTTGCGAACCATCTGGTCGAAGCGCTCGGCTGGGCTGGTGTGTTCGACGCTATTATCGGTGGCGACACATTGCCTGTTCGAAAACCCGATCCACTACCGTTGCTCACCGCAATTACGCAGGCCAAAGGGGCCAAGGCCATCTATGTTGGAGATTCGGCGGTCGATGTAGCGACAGCGAGAGCCGCGGCGATGCCGTCGATTGCTGTCGGCTTCGGATTTTCCGACGTGTGCGCCAGCCAGCTTGGCGCGGATTTGCACATCGATCATTTCGACATGCTCCCCGCCGCCGTGCGGTCGATCATTGCACCCGCCACACTGATCGCACAGCGCGTGAGTCTCGACCTTGACTCCGGTCAGGCGACCGTCGCCGTCTGA
- a CDS encoding anhydro-N-acetylmuramic acid kinase, giving the protein MRILGFMSGTSLDGVDAAILSSDGEAIDDFGPTHLTSFSTAERAIVKDATEQFVATGTAEPRLLAEADDIIVSAHVRCARELLSKPGAGKIELIGYHGQTVLHRPDRGLTIQIGDPARIANTLGVDVVADVRQADMAVGGEGAPLVPIYHAALARKIGKSGPIAFLNVGGVANFTFIGSDEQIIALDTGPGNGMLDLTVQKRGLGRYDDGGALAASGEVNQAVLSHLLAHPYFEREGPKSLDRYDFPLDIVDDLSAADAAATLVAFTANSVALGARQLPEQPELWIICGGGRHNPVIMEALREVLGACESADDFGLRGDFIEAEAIGFIAARSVRGLPVTFPNTTGAPSPTTAGKLYKAQTATVA; this is encoded by the coding sequence ATGCGCATTCTTGGTTTCATGAGCGGGACATCGCTCGATGGCGTTGATGCGGCCATTTTGAGTTCCGATGGCGAAGCAATCGACGACTTCGGCCCGACGCACCTCACCTCATTCTCGACCGCAGAGCGCGCCATCGTCAAAGACGCCACCGAACAGTTTGTGGCGACCGGTACGGCCGAACCGAGACTGTTGGCGGAGGCTGACGATATCATTGTCAGCGCGCATGTACGCTGCGCGCGCGAACTTCTCTCCAAACCGGGGGCCGGTAAGATCGAATTGATCGGTTATCACGGCCAAACCGTCCTTCACCGGCCCGACCGCGGGTTGACGATCCAGATTGGCGACCCTGCAAGAATCGCCAATACGCTCGGCGTTGACGTTGTCGCGGACGTTCGGCAGGCCGATATGGCCGTTGGCGGAGAGGGCGCGCCTCTTGTTCCCATCTATCACGCCGCACTGGCACGGAAGATCGGGAAGTCAGGTCCAATCGCCTTTCTCAATGTAGGCGGCGTCGCGAATTTCACGTTCATTGGCAGCGATGAACAAATCATCGCACTCGATACCGGGCCCGGCAATGGGATGCTCGATCTCACGGTCCAGAAGCGCGGTCTTGGCCGATATGATGATGGCGGAGCGCTGGCCGCGAGCGGAGAGGTCAATCAGGCAGTGCTGAGTCATTTACTTGCGCATCCCTATTTCGAGCGTGAAGGCCCGAAGTCGTTGGATCGCTACGACTTTCCGCTCGATATCGTGGATGATCTCTCGGCCGCCGACGCAGCGGCGACGTTGGTCGCGTTTACCGCCAATTCCGTGGCGCTGGGCGCACGCCAGCTCCCCGAACAACCGGAACTATGGATCATTTGCGGTGGCGGGCGACATAATCCCGTCATAATGGAGGCCTTGCGAGAAGTGCTTGGCGCTTGTGAAAGCGCTGACGATTTCGGGTTGCGCGGAGATTTTATCGAAGCCGAAGCCATCGGATTTATCGCGGCGCGCTCGGTTCGGGGGTTGCCGGTGACCTTCCCGAACACGACGGGCGCGCCCAGCCCCACCACGGCCGGAAAGCTCTACAAGGCTCAGACGGCGACGGTCGCCTGA
- a CDS encoding protein phosphatase 2C domain-containing protein: MFNVRLAETRSGAAANEDVVGYTDFAAWVIDGASGIGENLVSAVSDAQWFAQRVDRELRDLLASKPTMPFEDLFAAVIRHCRSSYSTLARRPPAGRHELPSAAIAFVRALPEKVELATLGDCRIAYRSLGGEEFAEHGDGGNIGPFEHRTKALARSILAERPEISAAELFEELRPQLVQNRAFMNVDGGYWVLGLQMEAIERADRAELPAGDWAIALASDGFLRLADMFAHLGASDLLSIENRAEFEKCYSDLRNLEQVDGSLRRHPRAKISDDVSFIRIDVHTNSVPNG; the protein is encoded by the coding sequence ATGTTCAACGTCCGTTTGGCGGAGACTCGATCCGGAGCGGCAGCGAATGAGGATGTGGTCGGATATACGGACTTCGCGGCCTGGGTTATCGATGGCGCATCAGGCATTGGGGAGAACCTCGTCTCAGCTGTCAGCGATGCACAATGGTTCGCGCAGCGGGTCGATAGGGAACTCCGCGATCTACTGGCTAGCAAGCCGACGATGCCTTTCGAGGATTTGTTCGCGGCCGTCATACGTCACTGCCGGTCGTCCTATTCGACGCTGGCGCGGCGACCGCCCGCGGGGCGCCATGAACTGCCAAGCGCGGCGATAGCTTTTGTCCGCGCCCTGCCCGAAAAGGTTGAACTGGCAACACTCGGAGACTGCAGGATCGCCTACCGGTCCCTAGGCGGAGAAGAATTCGCCGAACATGGAGACGGCGGCAATATAGGCCCTTTCGAACACCGCACCAAGGCGTTGGCCCGATCGATCCTCGCCGAGCGACCTGAGATTTCGGCGGCCGAACTTTTCGAGGAATTGCGGCCACAACTCGTCCAAAATCGAGCCTTCATGAATGTCGATGGCGGCTATTGGGTGCTGGGTCTTCAAATGGAGGCAATCGAGCGCGCAGATCGCGCCGAACTGCCCGCCGGCGACTGGGCAATCGCGCTAGCAAGCGATGGTTTCCTGCGCCTCGCCGATATGTTCGCTCACCTTGGGGCCAGCGATCTGCTCTCAATCGAGAACCGCGCCGAATTCGAGAAATGCTATTCCGACCTTCGCAATCTCGAGCAAGTCGATGGGTCCCTTCGCCGCCACCCGCGCGCGAAAATTTCGGACGACGTCAGCTTCATAAGGATCGATGTGCATACCAATAGTGTGCCAAATGGTTGA
- a CDS encoding GntR family transcriptional regulator, producing the protein MRDKLAGLKESNAPLYLQLARNLREHIQSGGVEPGEPLPSERELSERMGMSRVTIRKGIQKLIEEGLLFRRHGSGTYVSDRIEARGAMLTSFSEDARSRGDDPSVVWMMRSYANATDEEAAALEIPIATKVARLARVRLANGEPLAIEHAVVPAAFLPDLDAVGDSLYAALQSSGVFPVSGTQRIRAALATPTEAGMLSIAQSSEILRIERLTRDTKGTPVEFTRSAYRGDRYEFVTDIAASTASVSRRDPVGMP; encoded by the coding sequence ATGCGAGACAAGCTTGCCGGATTGAAGGAGAGCAACGCGCCTCTCTACCTTCAATTGGCGCGCAATCTTCGTGAGCACATCCAAAGCGGCGGCGTGGAACCGGGCGAGCCGCTCCCGTCCGAGCGCGAACTCTCGGAACGAATGGGCATGTCCCGGGTCACGATCCGAAAGGGCATCCAGAAGCTCATCGAGGAGGGCTTGCTCTTTCGTCGGCATGGTTCGGGAACATATGTCAGCGATCGTATCGAGGCGCGGGGTGCAATGCTAACGAGCTTTTCTGAAGATGCACGATCGAGAGGTGATGATCCTAGTGTCGTCTGGATGATGCGTAGCTACGCCAACGCCACCGACGAGGAGGCGGCCGCCTTGGAGATTCCGATCGCCACCAAGGTCGCAAGGCTCGCGCGTGTGCGCCTTGCGAATGGCGAACCGCTGGCGATAGAACATGCTGTCGTTCCCGCGGCGTTCCTCCCGGATTTGGATGCCGTGGGTGACTCGCTCTACGCAGCGCTTCAGAGTTCGGGGGTATTTCCTGTGTCCGGCACGCAGCGTATTCGGGCTGCCTTGGCCACTCCGACCGAAGCCGGGATGCTCTCGATTGCGCAGAGCTCGGAGATATTGCGCATTGAGCGCCTGACCCGTGATACGAAGGGTACGCCGGTTGAATTTACCAGGTCTGCGTATCGAGGCGATCGATATGAATTCGTCACTGACATCGCTGCCAGCACAGCGTCGGTGTCACGGCGCGATCCTGTTGGAATGCCGTGA
- a CDS encoding BadF/BadG/BcrA/BcrD ATPase family protein, with amino-acid sequence MVLYLGIDAGGTASKARLVDANGLRLGAGKAGPANTRIGLDALHRSLLDACTQALKDGGVADSDYGSVRVGMGIAGINRMGMKQQIQALDFPFANVQLTSDSIIANLGAHMGGDGAILILGTGSVGLIKRGEDSLSIGGYGFPISDEGSGAALGLSAIRHALRTLDGRTRPTQLSQAVTKQFDHAIPNVIAWMDDAAPADYAAFAPLVMEYAEIGDEIALLIVRDAAQHIERFIETIFAKGASRCVLMGGLAPRIKPWLRARVVEKLSAPLGDALDGALILAGLPIGSLASGR; translated from the coding sequence ATGGTCTTATATCTAGGCATCGACGCGGGCGGCACCGCAAGTAAAGCGAGGCTTGTCGATGCGAACGGCCTGCGATTGGGTGCGGGGAAGGCCGGCCCCGCCAATACGCGCATCGGGCTCGACGCGCTGCACAGATCCTTGCTCGACGCCTGCACCCAGGCGCTCAAGGATGGTGGTGTCGCCGACAGCGATTATGGGAGCGTCCGGGTCGGCATGGGAATTGCGGGCATCAATCGGATGGGGATGAAGCAGCAAATCCAGGCGCTCGATTTTCCCTTTGCCAATGTTCAGTTAACCAGCGACTCGATCATCGCCAATCTGGGTGCACATATGGGCGGCGATGGTGCGATCTTGATCCTCGGTACCGGAAGCGTCGGGTTGATCAAGCGCGGTGAGGACAGTTTAAGCATCGGCGGCTACGGCTTTCCCATTTCAGACGAAGGAAGCGGTGCGGCGTTGGGTCTCAGTGCAATCCGCCATGCCCTGCGCACGCTCGACGGACGGACACGGCCGACACAGCTCAGTCAGGCGGTGACCAAGCAGTTCGACCATGCTATCCCGAATGTCATCGCTTGGATGGACGATGCAGCGCCGGCCGATTATGCCGCCTTTGCCCCACTGGTGATGGAATATGCGGAGATAGGTGACGAGATTGCGCTGTTGATCGTTCGCGACGCCGCGCAGCATATCGAGCGCTTCATCGAGACGATATTCGCTAAGGGCGCGAGCCGTTGCGTGCTGATGGGTGGACTCGCACCGCGGATCAAGCCATGGCTGCGCGCCCGTGTCGTCGAGAAGCTGAGTGCGCCGCTTGGCGACGCGCTCGACGGCGCCCTGATTCTCGCCGGCCTGCCCATCGGGTCTTTAGCATCTGGCCGGTGA